Below is a window of Candidatus Deferrimicrobiaceae bacterium DNA.
CGGTTCCGTCACATTCCCCTCGTGGGGATCTCGGGAAGCTCCGGAAAGACATCCACCAAGGAATTGCTCGCGGCGCTGCTTTCCCGGAGCAAAGAGGTCCTGAAAAATCCCGGGAATCGCAACAACCTGATCGGATTGCCGCTCGCATTGCTCACGCTCTCCGGGGATCACGACGTCGCGGTGCTGGAGATGGCGACGAACCAGCCCGGGGAGATCGCCCGGCTTGCGTCGATCGCCGCTCCCGACGTGGCGGTCCTCACCAACATCGCGCCCGCCCACCTGAAGGGGCTCGGAAGCCTCGAGGGGGTGGCCCGGGAGAAGGGGGATCTGTACCGGTCCCTGCCCGAATCGGGGACGGCGGTGGTGAATGCGACGGACCTGCGGGTGATGCGGGAGGCCGGGCGCTGCCGGGCAGCGAAGATCCACTACGGCGTCGCGCTCAACGAAATCTCGGGGCGGGTGGTGTTCATGGACGACGAGGGGATGCGGATCGCGGTCCGGACCCCTTCCGGGGAGTTCGCCTCCTCCCTCCGCCTCACGGGCGAGCACAACCTCATGAACGCGTTGGCCGCCGTTGCCGCCGCGTACGCCCTGGGCTTGCGCCCGGCGGATATGGAGGAGGGGTTCCGTTCCGTGGCGCCCGGCCGCGGGAGATTCCGCCCCGTCCCCCTGCGGGGAGGGGGGCTGCTCCTGGACGACACCTACAACGCGAACCCCGCCTCCGTGGAGGCGGCCCTGCGGAACCTGGTGGCTCTCCGGCGGGGGCGGCGATGCATCGTGGTCCTGGCGGACATGCTCGAACTGGGAGAGGCGTCCGGCTCCTCCCATTTCCGGATCGGGCATATGGTGGGGGGGATCAAGCCGGACCTCCTGTTCACCCACGGAACCGAGGCGGCGGCGATCGCCGGCGGCGCGAGGGAGGGCGGGCTGGACCCCGGCCGGATCATGCACGTCGGGGAACGGGATGCGCTGCGCGGGGCGGTGACGGCCGCGTTGCGGGAAGGGGACGTCATCCTGGTCAAAGGATCCCGGGGGATGCGGCTCGAGGAGATCGCCGAAGCCGTGGAAAAGGAGTGGGCCTAGTTCGATGCTGTACCATCTTCTCTTCCCGCTGCACGTGGACTATTCGTTTTTCAACGTGTTCCGGTACATCACGTTCCGCACGATCTACGCCGCGATCACGGCGCTGCTTCTGTGCTTCGTCCTCGGGCCGTGGCTCATCCGCGAGCTCGGCTCCCACCAGATCGGGCAGATTATCCGGAGGGACGGGCCGGAGAGGCACCTGGCGAAGGAAGGGACGCCGACGATGGGGGGGCTCCTGATCGTCTTGGCCGTCGTGATCCCGACCCTGCTCTGGGCGAACCTCTCGAACCCCTACATTTGGATCGCGGTATTTGTGACCGTCGGGTACGGGACGATCGGCTTCCTCGACGACTACAAGAAAGTCATCCGGAAGGATGCGAAGGGCCTGAGCGCGAAGGCCAAATTCACCAGCCAGATCCTCCTCGCCGGGATCGCGGCGACGCTGATCTACATGGACATCGGGATCCAGGACAAGGTGAGCATTCCCTTCTTCAAGAAGATCAACCCGAGACTGGGGATCTTCTACATTCCGTTCATCATCCTCGTGATCGTGGGGGCGTCGAACGCCGTCAACCTCACCGACGGTCTCGACGGGCTTGCCGTCGGGCCCTCCATCATCGCCGCCGGGACCTACATGCTGTTCGCCTATCTCACCGGGCACGTGAAGATCGCGAACTACCTGCAGATCCCGTATGTGCCGGGGGCGGGGGAGCTCACCATCTTCTGCGGCGCCATGGCCGGGGCGGGCATCGGGTTTCTCTGGTTCAACACCTATCCCGCCCAGGTGTTCATGGGGGACACCGGCTCGCTGTCCCTGGGCGCCGCGCTGGGCGTCGTAGCCGTGATGGTGAAGCAGGAGATCGTCCTGGTCCTGGTGGGGGGGGTGTTCGTGATGGAAGCCCTCTCGGTGATCTTCCAGGTCTTCTCCTACAAGACCACCCGGAAGCGGATCTTCCGGATGGCGCCGGTGCATCACCATTTCGAACTGAAGGGGTGGGCGGAGCCCAAGATCATCGTCCGGTTCTGGATCATATCGATCATCCTGGCGCTGCTGGCCATCAGCACGCTCAAGATCCGGTGAGATGGAATCCTTCGGCGGGAAGAACGCGTTCGTGATCGGGGCCGGGGTATCGGGGTTTGCCTCGGCCCTCCTCCTCCTGCGCGAAGGTGCCCGGGTCACGCTGCTCGACGAGCGCCCGAAGGAGGACGTGGAGCGGTCTCTCGGGCATCCCGTACCGCCGCAGATCGCTTTCGTCCGCGGCAGGATGACCGAGAAGGAGGCGCCGGGGACGGATCTCGTGATCCTCTCCCCCGGGGTCCCGCGGGAGAAGCTCCCCCTCCCGGAGCTGGCCCGGTCCGGGACCCCCGTGTGGGGGGAACTGGAGCTCGCCTTTCGCCGGTTCCCCGGGAAAGTGGCCGCCGTGACGGGGACGAACGGCAAGTCGACGGTCACAACGCTCCTGGGCGACATGGCGTCGCGGGCCTTCCCCCGGGTCTTCGTCGGGGGGAACCTGGGGACCCCCTTCGCCAGCGCGGCGGACGACCCGTACGACTGGGCCGTGGTGGAGGTGTCCAGCTTCCAGCTGGAGACGATCGACGCCTTCCGGCCCGCCGTGGCCGTTCTGCTGAACATCACGGAGGACCATCGCGACCGGTATCCCGATTTCGCTTCCTATGCCGCCGCGAAGATGGCGATCTTCCGGAACCAGGATCCGGCCGATGCCGCCGTCGTGAATGACGAAGACCGGGAGGTGTCCGCACGGATCGCGCAGGTCCGCTCCGCGAGGATCCCGTTCTCCCTCTCCCGGCCGCTCACGACGGGGGTGTTCCGGGACGGGGAGGAGATGGTCCACCGGGACGGCTCCGTCGAGGAGAGGTACAAGACGTCGCTCCTCCAGGTGCGGGGGCTTCAGAACGTGGAGAACGCCATGGCGGCGATCGGGGCGGCACGCCGCATGGGGATCCCGTCCGACGCCGTCCGGGAGGGCCTTTCGGCCTTCGCCGGGCTTCCGCACCGCGTGGAGTTCGTCCGGGAAGTGCGCGGGGTCTCCTTCTTCAACGACTCGAAAGGGACCAACGTCGGCGCGGTCCTCAAATGCCTGGAGGGGTTTTCCGAGCCCGTGATTCTCATCGCCGGCGGGAAGGACAAGGGGGTGGATTTCCGGCCCCTTCGGGATCCCCTGGGGCGGAAAGCCCGGGCGGCAATCCTCCTGGGGGAGGCGCAGGGAAGAATGAAGCGGGAACTCATGGGGTCGGTGCCCATCCTGCTGGCCGGCTCCCTCGACGAGGCGGTCGGTCAGGCCGCGGAGTGCGCGCGGGAAGGCGATGTCGTGGTGCTCTCCCCGGCCTGTTCGAGCTTCGACATGTTCCGCAATTTCGAGGAGCGCGGCGAGGCGTTCCGGGAGGCGGTGAGGAGGTTGCCGGAATGAACATCGGGAAACGGCACGAGAACCTGATCCTCACTCTCTGCACGCTGATCCTGGTGGGACTGGGAGCCGTGATGGTGTACAGCGCCTCGTCGGTGACCGCGGGAGCGTCCGACCGGCTCGGGCACGACGCCGCGTACTATTTCAAGCGGCAGGTTCTCTTCCTCGCGTTGGGAGCCTCCCTGGCCCTTTTCCTCTCCCGGGTCGACTACGACATCTTTCGTCGGCACATCCTGCTCTTCCTGGGGGGGACCCTCGTGCTCCTCGTCCTCGTTTTCGTTCCCGGGTTCCGGCACACGGTCAACGGCGCGTCCCGGTGGATCAACTTCCGGATCTTCACCTTCCAGCCTTCCGAGCTTGCCAAGTTCTCCCTCCTTGCCTATGCGGCCTACGCCGTCGACCGGAGGGGGGAGAACTTCCGCGAGGGCGGGCGGGCGTTCCTCCCGATGCTTGCGGCGCTTGCGGTCTTCATGGGGCTGATCCTCAAGGAGCCGGACTTCGGCATGGCGGTGGTCATCACCGCGTCGTTCCTGGCGCTGCTGTTCATCGCCGGATTCCCGTGGAAACTGCTTGCGGGATGCGGAGTCCTGGGGGTTGCGGGGGGGATCGTCGCGATCGCCGCGAAACCGTACCGGATGGCGCGCCTTTCGGCCTTCTTCGATCCGTTTTCCCAGGCGCAGGCGGCGGGATACCAGGTGGTGCAGTCCCTGATCGCCTTCTCGAACGGAGGCCTTCTCGGGACGGGAATCGGGGCCGGGAAACAGAAGCTCTTTTATCTCCCGGAGATGCACACGGACTACATCTTCTCCGTCATCGGGGAGGAGCTCGGGTTCGCGGGAGTCGTCGCGGTTGGGGCCTGCTTCATGACGCTCGTCTGGGTCGGGTTCCGGATCGGCCGGCGCGCCCGCGATCCGTTCGGGAAGTACCTCGCGATGGGGGTGTCTACCGTGATCGGCGTGCAGGCCCTCGCGAACATGATGGTGGGCCTGAAGATGCTCCCGCCGAAGGGGATGGTCCTGCCGTTCCTGAGCTACGGGGGATCCTCGCTCATTCTTCATCTGGCGGCGATCGGGGTCCTCACGAACATCTCGATGAAAGGAGCGGAAGGATTTGTCGCTGAACCTGTTGATCGCAGGCGGGGGAACCGGCGGGCACGTGTTCCCGGGGATAGCGCTTGCTGAGGCGTTTCTCGCTCTCTCCCCGGGAGGATCCGTCTCCTTCGTCGGGACGGAGGGAGGGCTCGAGGCGAAGGCGGTGCCGTCCCGGGGGATCGGGATCGATTTCGTCTCCTCGGGGCAGGTCCGGGGCCGCGGGGCGGGGGGGCTTACGGGGGTGGCCAGGATGATCGGCGGGCTTTTCGTCTCCTTCCGGGTATTGCGCCGCAGGCGCCCCGGCCTGGTGTTCGGGGTCGGCGGGTACGCCTCCGTGCCCGTGTCGCTGGCGGCGGCGGCCATGGGGATCCCGCTTTTTCTGCAGGAACAGAACGCCGTCCCCGGCAGATCGAACCGGATGCTCGGGAGGATGGCCAGGCGGGTATACACGGGGTTCGGGGAGGCGGTCCCGTACTTT
It encodes the following:
- the mraY gene encoding phospho-N-acetylmuramoyl-pentapeptide-transferase, with amino-acid sequence MLYHLLFPLHVDYSFFNVFRYITFRTIYAAITALLLCFVLGPWLIRELGSHQIGQIIRRDGPERHLAKEGTPTMGGLLIVLAVVIPTLLWANLSNPYIWIAVFVTVGYGTIGFLDDYKKVIRKDAKGLSAKAKFTSQILLAGIAATLIYMDIGIQDKVSIPFFKKINPRLGIFYIPFIILVIVGASNAVNLTDGLDGLAVGPSIIAAGTYMLFAYLTGHVKIANYLQIPYVPGAGELTIFCGAMAGAGIGFLWFNTYPAQVFMGDTGSLSLGAALGVVAVMVKQEIVLVLVGGVFVMEALSVIFQVFSYKTTRKRIFRMAPVHHHFELKGWAEPKIIVRFWIISIILALLAISTLKIR
- the ftsW gene encoding putative lipid II flippase FtsW, whose translation is MNIGKRHENLILTLCTLILVGLGAVMVYSASSVTAGASDRLGHDAAYYFKRQVLFLALGASLALFLSRVDYDIFRRHILLFLGGTLVLLVLVFVPGFRHTVNGASRWINFRIFTFQPSELAKFSLLAYAAYAVDRRGENFREGGRAFLPMLAALAVFMGLILKEPDFGMAVVITASFLALLFIAGFPWKLLAGCGVLGVAGGIVAIAAKPYRMARLSAFFDPFSQAQAAGYQVVQSLIAFSNGGLLGTGIGAGKQKLFYLPEMHTDYIFSVIGEELGFAGVVAVGACFMTLVWVGFRIGRRARDPFGKYLAMGVSTVIGVQALANMMVGLKMLPPKGMVLPFLSYGGSSLILHLAAIGVLTNISMKGAEGFVAEPVDRRRGNRRARVPGDSAC
- the murF gene encoding UDP-N-acetylmuramoyl-tripeptide--D-alanyl-D-alanine ligase, translating into MTLGEVIGVLHPLRGGGQISTRDPIGPVTTDSREVTPGGVFVALPGERVDGADFVEEAIRKGARAAIVSEEGARKVPSEVLAGKPVFVVRNPVEALGDLARAHRERFRHIPLVGISGSSGKTSTKELLAALLSRSKEVLKNPGNRNNLIGLPLALLTLSGDHDVAVLEMATNQPGEIARLASIAAPDVAVLTNIAPAHLKGLGSLEGVAREKGDLYRSLPESGTAVVNATDLRVMREAGRCRAAKIHYGVALNEISGRVVFMDDEGMRIAVRTPSGEFASSLRLTGEHNLMNALAAVAAAYALGLRPADMEEGFRSVAPGRGRFRPVPLRGGGLLLDDTYNANPASVEAALRNLVALRRGRRCIVVLADMLELGEASGSSHFRIGHMVGGIKPDLLFTHGTEAAAIAGGAREGGLDPGRIMHVGERDALRGAVTAALREGDVILVKGSRGMRLEEIAEAVEKEWA
- the murD gene encoding UDP-N-acetylmuramoyl-L-alanine--D-glutamate ligase; this encodes MESFGGKNAFVIGAGVSGFASALLLLREGARVTLLDERPKEDVERSLGHPVPPQIAFVRGRMTEKEAPGTDLVILSPGVPREKLPLPELARSGTPVWGELELAFRRFPGKVAAVTGTNGKSTVTTLLGDMASRAFPRVFVGGNLGTPFASAADDPYDWAVVEVSSFQLETIDAFRPAVAVLLNITEDHRDRYPDFASYAAAKMAIFRNQDPADAAVVNDEDREVSARIAQVRSARIPFSLSRPLTTGVFRDGEEMVHRDGSVEERYKTSLLQVRGLQNVENAMAAIGAARRMGIPSDAVREGLSAFAGLPHRVEFVREVRGVSFFNDSKGTNVGAVLKCLEGFSEPVILIAGGKDKGVDFRPLRDPLGRKARAAILLGEAQGRMKRELMGSVPILLAGSLDEAVGQAAECAREGDVVVLSPACSSFDMFRNFEERGEAFREAVRRLPE